In Saccharomycodes ludwigii strain NBRC 1722 chromosome III, whole genome shotgun sequence, one DNA window encodes the following:
- the NUT1 gene encoding Nut1p (similar to Saccharomyces cerevisiae YGL151W | NUT1 | Negative regulation of URS Two) codes for MDSTTICDEFCKLLINCANNGFKPVDFFTFYNEFFNEKFGSFLDLNNESRASTNVNIPTISNDNTNFISTNTAETTDTATLEKNRIYDLLSGCFMKCLKNNYCVSHIMILLTDYMVELCFFNYNSSFVNRLLKIIMSLINEKDAIVIHFFTKSTKFFNNLSDKLVVEDFLVHDIPTIIFPAIMSFNFKEIHSKQIIISLSKFLQSVISIQPTTCVVTDQLVQTNIKILVNNVLLPINKLLAQKLSLLIQKKCDFTQIKETDVVVDKNHVGTNSNAFSAQNTLRKYSDPSIPVETPSITSPKFISTSPQNNANGTSVTNHSSNSGDINSNVPLAVDSDSASTVQKYYDFKLLRYYKNLWLNNRIHNWYSSEVDFFPKYQSIEATIVSETHHPIPSLDTAMVDFIETSFTCFAQFLNNIQYHQSNSNYDLLEKKWTIFISKRIPLIISQYCGTAKPYIPIRALQNIDDKVIKAIKTYYSTKDNEDPSQTNDDLFDDFNTNPKRDFDIRHEFLSNLIMLKLQPPNVMNEFLRDDQMMDLKSILIDENIFFKNHQNTMEKIWDVKKFVKTSIEEFDFENLFEGDSNFIANRSEFHGLLNVLQNFEKVAPTSQVVIAQTFLEMLTASVKTFDYKTLSKICCLLTLNFNHSLTTIFSHIQPYLFLLPLLNFVDKLWDEKVYEITSSTNNDTDIESVNDYIAFPFVLVFILHVSKEYNVDIEDIMVQNDVTDLNKSFILSFIRDLYYIPEDLTLPVTKEPYNSSKLLQDWTKSLFVDISISDDLIKTANVKDLAYLLPFMFKQCIETLESITNPKNMENIRQQLDPRMLSTLNERVMGGFEYFLQPFMMVGLIKIVFNLETILNSLKAKGLMEINLIFETILNMLTPLFNESSLLNYDSKALHNLIFRLNSPRLLLTLKLFRKQPSQPQSSLYGVYTAESQGNPKLEDLINKLEKLCDGAILYNINTIFTNQKQKHPHQQHSPNPQNQSPQTSPSISISGAHQVQFDFKITNECPVNKLMTNQTNSFWNLHSSTYYNMDYLLELIDLITPTNFFYDVYQTLLYKVRAYGIPTIGNVFKKSLSFRDDFNIVLIYFFYFTILLDFKDNTERLKTLHFLESPIFLAASDQDKREADKSIIDSSKSLPKEQINGSQIQHEDENEETNHVDDNTGGNVNDNGTNTNNDNNSSKDVKSDEVETKNMLPEVQSTEFADIDSKFDDDNDEINMLFGEDITSEQIDDVIMEDADINSRNDLDSTEKSIAKNNTVNKTPLPILDSDKDSATDEQSFFKVSYLNRNSFVGLLYRMKTRNSSPFENFEEIYDIYLQLLKKSIV; via the coding sequence ATGGATTCTACCACAATTTGTGATGAGTTTTGTAAATTGCTAATTAATTGTGCGAATAACGGGTTCAAGCCTGTTgattttttcactttttataatgagttttttaatgaaaaatttggctcttttttggatttaaaTAACGAAAGCAGGGCTAGCACCAATGTCAACATTCCTACAATCTCTAATGATAACACAAACTTTATATCAACAAATACAGCAGAAACAACAGATACCGCAACTTTGGAAAAGAATAGAATATACGATTTATTAAGTGGATGTTTTATgaaatgtttaaaaaataattattgtgTCTCTCATAttatgattttattaactGATTATATGGTTgaattatgtttttttaattacaATTCTAGTTTTGTTAATAGgttactaaaaataattatgagTCTAATTAACGAAAAGGATGCAATCGTTATACACTTTTTCACCAAATCTACTAAATTCTTCAATAATTTGTCAGACAAATTGGTGGTTGAAGACTTCTTAGTTCATGATATTCCAACTATCATTTTTCCCGCAATAAtgtcttttaatttcaaagaAATCCATTCAAAACAAATCATAATATCACTAAGTAAATTTTTACAAAGTGTTATTTCTATTCAGCCAACAACCTGTGTAGTAACAGACCAATTGGTACAaactaatattaaaattttagttAACAATGTGTTGTTAcctattaataaattgCTGGCACAGAAATTGTCTTTGCTAATTCAGAAGAAATGTGATTTTACTCAAATTAAGGAGACCGATGTCGTCGTTGATAAAAATCATGTGGGAACAAACTCCAATGCCTTTTCTGCTCAAAATACTCTTAGAAAGTACTCGGACCCCAGCATTCCTGTTGAAACACCCTCAATCACCTCACcaaaatttatttctacTTCACCACAAAACAATGCTAAtggtaccagtgttacAAACCATTCTTCTAACTCAGGAGACATCAATTCCAATGTTCCTTTAGCTGTAGACTCTGATTCTGCTTCAACagttcaaaaatattacgaTTTCAAACTATTACGTTACTACAAGAATTTATGGTTAAATAATAGGATACATAATTGGTATAGTAGTGAAGTTGACTTTTTCCCCAAGTATCAATCTATTGAAGCCACAATAGTTTCCGAAACACATCACCCTATTCCTTCATTGGACACAGCTATGGTGGATTTCATAGAAACATCATTTACCTGTTTTGCACAATTCCTGaataatattcaatatCATCAATCAAACTCTAATTACGACCTTTTAGAGAAAAAATGGACCATATTTATTAGCAAAAGAATCCCATTGATTATTAGTCAATATTGTGGTACAGCAAAACCATACATACCTATAAGAGCTTTGCAGAACATTGATGATAAAGTTATTAAGGCTATAAAAACATACTATTCCACTAAAGACAACGAAGATCCATCCCAAACTAATGATGATCTCTttgatgattttaataCCAACCCTAAAAGAGACTTTGATATAAGACATGAGTTTCTGAGCAATTTGATTATGTTGAAATTACAGCCACCCAATGTAATGaatgaatttttaagaGATGACCAGATGATGGATCTTAAATCCATACTTATTGATgaaaacatattttttaaaaaccaCCAGAATACTATGGAAAAAATATGGGATGTGAAAAAATTTGTCAAGACATCAATTGAGgaatttgattttgaaaatttgtttGAAGGGGATAGCAATTTTATAGCCAATAGAAGTGAATTCCACGGCTTATTAAATGTTTTgcaaaattttgaaaaagtaGCACCAACAAGCCAGGTTGTTATCGCACAAACTTTTTTGGAAATGCTAACTGCCAGCGTTAAAACATTTGATTATAAAACTTTGTCTAAAATCTGTTGTTTGTTAACTTTAAATTTCAATCATTCCTTAACCACCATTTTTTCCCACATTCAACCATATCTTTTCCTACTCCCGTTACTCAATTTTGTCGATAAATTATGGGACGAAAAGGTTTACGAAATTACCAGTTCTACGAATAATGATACAGATATAGAGTCTGTCAACGATTATATAGCATTTCCCTTTGTCttggtttttattttacatgTTTCTAAGGAATATAATGTTGATATAGAAGACATAATGGTTCAAAATGACGTTACGGACTTGAATAAGTCCTTTATATTGAGCTTTATTCGTGATTTATACTACATTCCCGAAGATTTGACGCTTCCAGTAACTAAAGAGCCATACAATTCTTCTAAATTATTGCAGGATTGGACCAAAAGCTTATTTGTTGATATTTCTATATCTGATGACTTAATTAAAACAGCCAATGTTAAAGATTTGGCTTATTTGCTACCATTTATGTTTAAGCAGTGTATTGAAACGTTAGAAAGTATTACCAATCCGAAAAATATGGAAAATATCAGACAACAATTGGATCCTAGAATGTTAAGCACTTTAAATGAACGTGTTATGGGTGGGTTTGAGTATTTTTTGCAGCCCTTTATGATGGTTGGGctaattaaaattgttttcaatttgGAAACTATATTAAATTCGTTAAAAGCAAAAGGGTTGATGGAAATTAACTTAATTTTTGAGACCATCTTAAATATGTTGACTCCTTTGTTCAATGAGTCTTCTTTGTTAAATTATGACTCAAAGGCCCTACACAATTTAATATTCCGTTTAAATAGTCCTAGATTGCTTTTAACTTTGAAATTGTTTAGAAAACAACCTTCACAACCCCAGTCCTCTTTATACGGGGTTTATACAGCGGAATCGCAAGGCAATCCTAAGTTAGAAGAtctaataaacaaattagAAAAGTTATGTGATGGCGCAATCTTATATAACATAAACACTATATTTACcaatcaaaaacaaaagcatCCACACCAGCAGCACAGTCCAAACCCACAAAATCAATCACCCCAAACAAGTCCGTCAATTAGTATCTCGGGTGCTCATCAAGTTCAGTTcgattttaaaattaccAATGAATGTCCCGTAAATAAGCTAATGACAAACCAAACAAATAGCTTCTGGAATCTACATAGTAGCACATATTATAATATGGACTACTTATTGGAATTAATAGATTTAATTACCCCTACAAACTTTTTCTACGATGTTTATCAAACTTTATTGTATAAAGTTCGTGCTTATGGTATACCTACCATTGGCAAtgtctttaaaaaaagtttatcgTTTAGAGATGATTTCAATATagttttgatttattttttttattttaccatTTTATTGGATTTTAAAGATAACACTGAACGATTGAAAACGTTGCACTTTTTAGAATCGCCAATATTTCTTGCCGCCTCGGATCAAGATAAACGAGAAGCAGACAAATCTATTATTGACTCTAGTAAGTCACTTCCAAAAGAGCAAATAAATGGTTCTCAGATACAACATGAGGATGAGAATGAAGAAACCAACCATGTCGATGATAATACTGGTGGTAATGTTAATGATAATGGCACCAACACTAACaatgacaataatagtagtaaaGATGTAAAATCGGATGAAGTTGAAACTAAGAATATGTTGCCAGAAGTTCAATCAACCGAATTTGCTGATATAGATTCTAAATtcgatgatgataatgatgaaattAACATGCTATTTGGCGAAGATATTACTTCTGAACAAATAGATGATGTAATAATGGAAGATGCTGATATTAACAGTAGAAATGATTTGGATAGCACAGAGAAATCTATTGCTAAAAACAATACAGTCAATAAAACGCCACTGCCCATTCTGGATAGCGATAAGGACAGTGCTACAGATgaacaaagtttttttaaagtttcatATCTGAATAGGAATTCCTTTGTTGGGTTATTGTATCGTATGAAAACCAGAAATAGCTCTccatttgaaaattttgaagaaatttatgatatttatctccaattattaaaaaaatcaatcgTTTGA